The following proteins are encoded in a genomic region of Sesamum indicum cultivar Zhongzhi No. 13 linkage group LG8, S_indicum_v1.0, whole genome shotgun sequence:
- the LOC105168598 gene encoding glycine-rich protein DOT1-like → MSTRSVSLPLLLHLSVLVACIYSSFGEGGDDYCPYGGWRGCKSFFGQFGGGGGGGGGGGGSSGTRGSGSGHGEGFGAGFGLGGAGGGGGGGGGGGGGGGSGVSGAGYGHGSGFGAGAGFGGRNGVNGFGGGGGGGGGGGRGGSGSGHGSGFGAGVAVGGFGAGMGMGFGFSMGGGDAAGVENSGDGQP, encoded by the exons ATGAGCACTCGATCTGTTTCCCtgcctcttcttcttcatctttcgGTTCTTGTTGCATGcatttattcttcttttggtGAGGGTGGTGATGATTATTGCCCTTATGGAGGTTGGCGCGGTTGCAAGAGCTTTTTCGGCCAATTTGGAGGTGGcggaggtggtggaggtggaggtggaggaAGTAGTGGTACTCGGGGAAGTGGTTCTGGTCATGGTGAAGGTTTTGGAGCGGGGTTCGGTTTAGGTGGGgcaggaggaggaggaggaggaggaggcggcggcggtggtggaggaggaagTGGTGTTAGTGGAGCTGGATATGGGCACGGAAGTGGTTTTGGTGCGGGTGCTGGGTTTGGTGGACGAAACGGAGTTAACGGCTTTGGTGGTGGAGGCGGTGGAGGTGGAGGCGGTGGAAGAGGAGGTTCTGGGTCGGGTCATGGAAGTGGATTTGGTGCAGGCGTTGCTGTAGGAG GCTTCGGCGCCGGAATGGGAATGGGGTTCGGGTTTTCTATGGGAGGCGGCGATGCTGCCGGAGTGGAAAACAGTGGGGACGGACAACCCTAA
- the LOC105167993 gene encoding aminomethyltransferase, mitochondrial, with protein sequence MRGGGLWQLGQSITRRLAHVDKRAISRRCFASESDLKKTVLYDFHVANGGKMVPFAGWSMPIQYKDSIMDSTLNCRDNGSLFDVSHMCGLSLKGKDCIPFLEKLVIADVAGLAPGTGTLTILTNEKGGAIDDSVIAKVTNEHIYLVVNAGCRDKDLAHIEEHMKAFTSKGGDVSWHIHDERSLLALQGPLAAPVLQHLAKEDLSKIYFNDFRVLDINGVPCYLTRTGYTGEDGFEISVPSENAVDLTKAILEKSEGKVRLTGLGARDSLRLEAGLCLYGNDMEQHITPIEAGLTWAVGKRRRSEGGFLGAEVILKQIEQGPSIRRVGLFSAGPPARGHSEIQDENGQNIGEITSGGFSPCLKKNIAMGYVKSGSHKTGTKVKIVIRGKSYDGSVTKMPFVPNKYYKRS encoded by the exons ATGAGGGGAGGGGGACTGTGGCAACTTGGGCAATCAATTACTCGCCGTTTGGCTCATGTTGATAAGAGGGCTATATCCCGTCGATGCTTTGCATCAGAATCAGATCTCAAGAAGACAGTTCTTTATGACTTCCATGTAGCCAATGGAGGAAAAATGGTACCTTTTGCAGGATGGAGTATGCCGATTCAGTATAAAGACTCGATTATGGACTCTACATTGAACTGTAGGGATAATGGTAGCCTCTTTGATGTGTCGCATATGTGCGGTCTGAGCCTCAAAGGAAAGGACTGCATTCCTTTTCTTGAGAAGCTTGTGATTGCTGATGTTGCTGGTCTTGCACCTGGGACTGGGACTTTGACGATCTTAACAAATGAGAAGGGAGGTGCAATTGATGATTCTGTGATCGCCAAGGTGACGAATGAGCACATTTATCTGGTTGTGAATGCAGGATGCAGAGACAAAGATCTTGCACATATTGAGGAACACATGAAAGCATTCACATCGAAAGGTGGTGATGTTTCTTGGCACATCCATGATGAGCGATCCCTTCTGGCTCTGCAG GGTCCCCTTGCTGCCCCAGTTTTGCAACACCTGGCAAAGGAGGACCTAAgcaagatatattttaatgactTCCGAGTGTTGGATATCAATGGGGTGCCCTGCTACCTCACAAGAACAGG GTACACTGGTGAAGATGGATTTGAAATTTCAGTACCTTCGGAGAATGCAGTTGATCTAACAAAAGCTATCCTAGAAAAATCTGAAGGTAAGGTTAGATTGACCGGGCTGGGTGCTCGAGACAGTCTCCGCCTTGAAGCTGGTTTGTGCTTGTATGGGAACGATATGGAGCAGCACATAACACCCATAGAAGCAGGACTTACTTGGGCTGTAGGAAAGAGAAGAAGGTCAGAAGGAGGATTCCTCGGTGCCGAAGTGATACTCAAACAGATTGAACAAGGACCATCAATCAGACGAGTCGGGCTTTTCTCCGCCGGCCCACCTGCCAGAGGTCATAGTGAGATTCAAGATGAGAATGGGCAGAACATAGGGGAAATCACCAGTGGAGGATTTAGCCCATGTCTCAAGAAAAACATTGCCATGGGGTATGTGAAATCTGGATCCCACAAGACTGGGACTAAAGTAAAGATTGTTATCCGAGGGAAGTCCTATGATGGATCAGTTACAAAGATGCCTTTTGTTCCCAACAAATATTACAAGCGTTCTTAA
- the LOC105167994 gene encoding peroxisomal membrane protein PMP22, with protein MGSVAKNGLQQYLIQLQQHPLRTKVITAGVLSAITDIVAQKLSGLQKLQLRRLLLKVLFGSVYAGPFGHFFHILLDKLFKGRKDTKTVAKKVVLEQLTSSPWNNMFFMIYYGVVVEGRPWIHVQSKIKKDYPIVQYTAWTFWPVVGWVNHQYVPLQFRVVVQSLVGCFWAIFLNLRARSKG; from the exons ATGGGATCAGTAGCAAAGAATGGGTTGCAACAGTATCTCATACAGCTCCAACAACACCCTTTGAGAACCAAA GTGATAACGGCAGGAGTGCTGTCTGCGATCACTGATATAGTGGCGCAGAAGCTCTCTGGCCTCCAGAAACTTCAGCTCAGACGGCTCCTTCTCAAAGTG CTTTTTGGCTCTGTCTATGCCGGACCGTTCGGGCATTTTTTTCACATACTGCTGGACAAACTTTTCAAGGGGAGGAAAGACACAAAAACTGTTGCCAAGAAG GTGGTGTTGGAGCAACTGACATCTTCCCCTTGGAACAATATGTTTTTCATGATTTACTATGGGGTCGTTGTTGAAG GAAGACCCTGGATCCATGTGCAATCTAAGATCAAGAAGGACTATCCGATCGTGCAGTATACAGCATGGACG TTCTGGCCAGTGGTTGGATGGGTAAATCATCAGTATGTGCCTCTGCAGTTTAGAGTTGTCGTCCAAAGTCTCGTTGGCTGTTTCTG GGCAATATTTCTGAATCTCAGAGCAAGATCCAAAGGTTAA
- the LOC105168599 gene encoding probable F-box protein At4g22030 → MQDSCLPSILTLHFNTFLQDKQKSQATNSAPSGRKMATLKPSSLFLNSSISSSSNSKQRGIIRATINIPNRVNNISLPGLQTRGLMAEQLQDQLHKCTDIPLSPVYVETVTRNERNGPDSLVVEKLYAILEAVADRVEMHNNIGDQRTNWNSLLLTSINALTLAAATMAGIAAISAGAPAVAIKLSSTLMYVAATGMLSVVNKIQPSQLAEEQRNAARLFKQLQCQIETTLSIGNPTAFDVKEMMDKVLALDKAYPLPLLGAMLQKFPATVEPAVWWPEQRRKQPRTGNDQSYNGWDGKLEEEMREIINVIRRKDEEDYLRLGGKALKLNKILAVSGPVLTGLAAVGSALVGSPSHGSWAVVLGVVGGALASVVNSFEHGGQVGMVFEMYRSNAGFFKQMEESIESNLEEEDLERRENGQVFEMKVGLQLGRSLSQLREMAAASSVKGEDMDEFASKLF, encoded by the coding sequence ATGCAAGATTCTTGTCTCCCATCAATCCTTACTCTCCACTTCAATACCTTCTTACAAGATAAACAGAAATCACAAGCAACAAACTCTGCGCCATCCGGAAGAAAAATGGCAACCTTAAAACCATCCAGCTTGTTCTTGAATTCTtccatttcttcttcctccaatTCAAAGCAAAGAGGAATCATTAGGGCTACCATCAATATCCCGAATCGGGTCAACAATATTTCTCTTCCGGGACTTCAAACAAGAGGATTAATGGCGGAGCAACTGCAGGATCAGTTGCACAAATGCACGGACATACCGCTTAGTCCTGTCTATGTTGAGACGGTTACAAGAAATGAGAGAAATGGGCCCGATTCATTGGTTGTGGAGAAGCTTTACGCGATCTTGGAGGCGGTTGCAGATAGAGTTGAGATGCACAATAATATTGGTGATCAAAGAACCAACTGGAATAGCCTTCTATTAACATCTATCAACGCTCTCACTCTCGCTGCCGCCACCATGGCGGGCATTGCCGCCATCAGCGCCGGTGCTCCTGCGGTGGCGATAAAGCTTTCTTCCACACTCATGTACGTGGCGGCTACCGGGATGCTTTCGGTTGTGAATAAAATCCAACCATCTCAGCTTGCCGAAGAACAAAGAAACGCTGCAAGATTGTTCAAGCAGCTCCAGTGTCAAATTGAGACCACTCTATCCATTGGAAATCCCACTGCATTTGATGTTAAGGAAATGATGGACAAAGTCTTGGCTCTCGATAAGGCGTATCCACTTCCTCTCCTCGGGGCGATGCTCCAAAAGTTTCCGGCTACTGTGGAACCCGCTGTGTGGTGGCCGGAGCAGAGAAGAAAACAGCCCAGAACAGGAAATGATCAATCTTACAATGGCTGGGACGGGAAATTGGAGGAGGAAATGAGAGAAATAATTAACGTGATAAGAAGAAAGGATGAGGAAGATTACTTGAGGTTGGGAGGAAAAGCACTAAAACTGAACAAAATTCTGGCCGTAAGTGGCCCCGTGCTGACGGGTTTGGCAGCCGTAGGGTCCGCGCTTGTGGGCTCGCCTTCTCACGGCAGCTGGGCTGTGGTGTTGGGGGTTGTAGGCGGCGCGTTGGCTAGTGTGGTGAACTCTTTTGAGCACGGCGGGCAAGTGGGGATGGTGTTTGAAATGTACAGGAGCAATGCCGGATTCTTTAAGCAGATGGAAGAGTCGATTGAATCAAACTTGGAGGAGGAGGATTTGGAAAGAAGGGAGAACGGACAAGTGTTTGAAATGAAGGTTGGTTTGCAGTTGGGAAGGAGTTTATCTCAGCTGCGAGAAATGGCGGCGGCTTCTTCTGTTAAAGGGGAAGACATGGACGAGTTTGCGAGCAAGCTTTTCTAG
- the LOC105167996 gene encoding B-cell receptor-associated protein 31-like yields the protein MIQVLFALIFAEMALIVLFIFKNPLRKTVIMGLDRIKRGSGPIVVQTVGGTVFVVMLATLYNAVAIKRRQMRDATTDSTDQILCARHLLGASLMGFSLFLVLTIDRLHHYIRELRIWRKSIEALKKQNQALEDEKPAVSKQIKVMEEEKATLQERIKELETQLEEKSKEASRAGASAVALKKQSDGFLIEYERLLEENQKLRSQLQSLDRKFSYSDIKKFL from the exons ATGATCCAGGTTCTATTCGCCCTGATATTCGCGGAGATGGCGCTGATCGTGCTGTTCATTTTCAAGAACCCGCTAAGAAAGACGGTGATAATGGGCCTGGATCGGATCAAGCGCGGGAGTGGCCCAATCGTCGTGCAGACGGTCGGGGGAACAGTATTCGTGGTCATGCTGGCGACCTTGTACAATGCGGTGGCGATCAAGAGGCGTCAGATGCGAGATGCTACCACCGATTCTACGGATCAGATTCTCTGTGCTAGGCACCTTCTTGGAGCTTCTCTCATGG GGTTCTCGCTATTCCTCGTGCTGACCATTGACAGACTGCACCATTACATCCGAGAACTGCGTATATGGAGGAAGAGCATAGAAGCTTTGAAGAAACAAAACCAAGCTCTTGAGGATGAGAAGCCTGCAGTTTCTAAGCAAATCAAAGTCATGGAAGAAGAGAAGGCCACATTGCAGGAAAGGATAAAGGAGCTTGAGACACAGCTCGAGGAAAAGAGTAAAGAGGCAAGCCGTGCCGGAGCCAGTGCAGTAGCTTTAAAGAAGCAGTCAGATGGGTTTCTTATCGAATACGAACGGTTGCTTGAAGAAAACCAGAAGCTCCGCAGCCAGCTGCAGTCTCTTGATAGGAAATTCTCTTATTCTGATATAAAGAAATTTCTATGA
- the LOC105167997 gene encoding aspartic proteinase A1-like isoform X1, protein MAVNRKRVVKPRVRIFSRKLVLSSIYTLPFSRFFTQSFFSYLSVFFQLSAKMGIRFRTLAFNLFLSSLLFSLAFSASDDALIRIRVKKLKLDGNSRLAARLESKEGRVPVRKYSPLGKVVNNADSDIVELENYMDAQYYGEIGIGTPPQKFTVIFDTGSSNLWVPSSKCYFSLPCYVHSKYKSSQSSTYKMNGKSAAIQYGTGAISGFFSEDNVNIGHLVVKYQEFIEATSEPGLTFLVAKFDGILGLGFQEISVGNATPVWYNMVKQGLVKEPVFSFWLNRNENEEKGGELVFGGVDPNHYKGQHTYVPVTQKGYWQFEMGDFLIDGKKTGYCSGRCSAIADSGTSLIAGPTTVIAMINRAIGASGVVSQECKSVVEQYGQTILDLLLAEAKPEKICSQVGLCTFDGTRGVSGGIESVVDEQGGRSSSLHDAMCPACEMAIVWMKNQLEQNKTQDRILSYANELCERLPSPLGESAVDCGRIPSMPSVSFTIGGKEFKLSAEQYILKVGEGAEAQCISGFSGLDIPPPRGPLWILGDIFMGPYHTVFDYGKLRVGFAEAA, encoded by the exons ATGGCTGTAAATAGAAAGCGGGTAGTTAAACCAAGGGTCAGGATTTTCTCAAGAAAGTTGGTTCTCTCTTCTATTTATACACTGCCATTCAGTCGTTTCTTCACTCAAAGCTTTTTCTCTTACTTATCCGTATTCTTTCAGCTCTCT GCCAAAATGGGAATCAGATTCAGAACTCTTGCCTTCAACCTTTTCCTTTCAAGCCTATTGTTTTCTCTTGCATTTTCTGCATCAGATGATGCTCTGATCAGAATAAGAGTGAAGAAGTTGAAGTTGGATGGAAACAGCCGGCTTGCTGCTCGTCTTGAGTCCAAGGAAGGGCGAGTTCCAGTAAGGAAGTATAGTCCCCTAGGTAAAGTGGTGAACAATGCTGACAGCGACATTGTAGAATTGGAGAACTACATGGATGCTCAGTACTATGGAGAGATTGGTATTGGCACTCCCCCTCAGAAATTCACTGTTATTTTTGATACTGGTAGCTCCAATCTGTGGGTTCCATCTTCAAAATgctatttttct CTTCCGTGTTATGTCCATTCCAAATACAAGTCAAGCCAGTCAAGTACCTATAAAATGAATG GAAAGTCTGCTGCAATTCAATATGGAACTGGAGCTATATCTGGATTCTTTAGTGAGGATAATGTCAATATTGGTCATCTGGTGGTTAAGTATCAG GAGTTTATTGAGGCAACAAGTGAACCAGGTCTTACATTTTTGGTGGCTAAGTTTGATGGAATACTGGGACTTGGTTTCCAAGAGATCTCAGTTGGAAATGCAACCCCTGTCTG GTACAACATGGTTAAACAAGGTCTTGTTAAGGAGCCTGTGTTCTCATTTTGGCTCAACCggaatgaaaatgaagaaaagggTGGTGAACTTGTCTTTGGTGGCGTTGATCCAAATCATTACAAGGGCCAACATACCTATGTTCCAGTGACACAGAAAGGATACTGGCAG TTTGAGATGGGTGATTTTCTTATTGATGGAAAAAAAACCG gtTACTGCAGTGGTCGATGCTCAGCAATTGCAGACTCTGGCACTTCTCTTATAGCTGGTCCAACA ACTGTGATTGCCATGATTAACCGAGCCATAGGAGCCTCTGGAGTTGTTAGCCAAGAATGCAAGTCCGTGGTTGAACAATATGGGCAAACCATTCTGGATCTTCTCTTGGCCGAG GCAAAACCAGAGAAGATATGCTCCCAAGTCGGGTTATGCACTTTCGACGGGACTCGTGGTGTCAG TGGGGGCATCGAGAGTGTTGTGGATGAACAAGGTGGCAGATCATCTAGCTTGCACGATGCTATGTGCCCTGCTTGTGAAATGGCCATTGTGTGGATGAAAAACCAACTCGAGCAAAACAAGACTCAAGACCGCATTTTAAGCTATGCTAATGAG CTTTGCGAGCGTCTACCGAGTCCACTGGGAGAATCAGCAGTTGACTGTGGAAGGATCCCTTCTATGCCTAGTGTTTCCTTCACAATTGGTGGAAAAGAGTTTAAGTTGTCCGCAGAACAG TACATACTTAAGGTGGGCGAGGGTGCTGAAGCACAGTGCATCAGTGGTTTCAGCGGTCTAGATATTCCTCCTCCTCGCGGTCCTCTCTG GATCCTGGGAGATATTTTCATGGGTCCATACCACACCGTGTTTGACTATGGCAAACTGAGAGTTGGGTTTGCTGAGGCTGCTTAG
- the LOC105167997 gene encoding aspartic proteinase A1-like isoform X2, which yields MGIRFRTLAFNLFLSSLLFSLAFSASDDALIRIRVKKLKLDGNSRLAARLESKEGRVPVRKYSPLGKVVNNADSDIVELENYMDAQYYGEIGIGTPPQKFTVIFDTGSSNLWVPSSKCYFSLPCYVHSKYKSSQSSTYKMNGKSAAIQYGTGAISGFFSEDNVNIGHLVVKYQEFIEATSEPGLTFLVAKFDGILGLGFQEISVGNATPVWYNMVKQGLVKEPVFSFWLNRNENEEKGGELVFGGVDPNHYKGQHTYVPVTQKGYWQFEMGDFLIDGKKTGYCSGRCSAIADSGTSLIAGPTTVIAMINRAIGASGVVSQECKSVVEQYGQTILDLLLAEAKPEKICSQVGLCTFDGTRGVSGGIESVVDEQGGRSSSLHDAMCPACEMAIVWMKNQLEQNKTQDRILSYANELCERLPSPLGESAVDCGRIPSMPSVSFTIGGKEFKLSAEQYILKVGEGAEAQCISGFSGLDIPPPRGPLWILGDIFMGPYHTVFDYGKLRVGFAEAA from the exons ATGGGAATCAGATTCAGAACTCTTGCCTTCAACCTTTTCCTTTCAAGCCTATTGTTTTCTCTTGCATTTTCTGCATCAGATGATGCTCTGATCAGAATAAGAGTGAAGAAGTTGAAGTTGGATGGAAACAGCCGGCTTGCTGCTCGTCTTGAGTCCAAGGAAGGGCGAGTTCCAGTAAGGAAGTATAGTCCCCTAGGTAAAGTGGTGAACAATGCTGACAGCGACATTGTAGAATTGGAGAACTACATGGATGCTCAGTACTATGGAGAGATTGGTATTGGCACTCCCCCTCAGAAATTCACTGTTATTTTTGATACTGGTAGCTCCAATCTGTGGGTTCCATCTTCAAAATgctatttttct CTTCCGTGTTATGTCCATTCCAAATACAAGTCAAGCCAGTCAAGTACCTATAAAATGAATG GAAAGTCTGCTGCAATTCAATATGGAACTGGAGCTATATCTGGATTCTTTAGTGAGGATAATGTCAATATTGGTCATCTGGTGGTTAAGTATCAG GAGTTTATTGAGGCAACAAGTGAACCAGGTCTTACATTTTTGGTGGCTAAGTTTGATGGAATACTGGGACTTGGTTTCCAAGAGATCTCAGTTGGAAATGCAACCCCTGTCTG GTACAACATGGTTAAACAAGGTCTTGTTAAGGAGCCTGTGTTCTCATTTTGGCTCAACCggaatgaaaatgaagaaaagggTGGTGAACTTGTCTTTGGTGGCGTTGATCCAAATCATTACAAGGGCCAACATACCTATGTTCCAGTGACACAGAAAGGATACTGGCAG TTTGAGATGGGTGATTTTCTTATTGATGGAAAAAAAACCG gtTACTGCAGTGGTCGATGCTCAGCAATTGCAGACTCTGGCACTTCTCTTATAGCTGGTCCAACA ACTGTGATTGCCATGATTAACCGAGCCATAGGAGCCTCTGGAGTTGTTAGCCAAGAATGCAAGTCCGTGGTTGAACAATATGGGCAAACCATTCTGGATCTTCTCTTGGCCGAG GCAAAACCAGAGAAGATATGCTCCCAAGTCGGGTTATGCACTTTCGACGGGACTCGTGGTGTCAG TGGGGGCATCGAGAGTGTTGTGGATGAACAAGGTGGCAGATCATCTAGCTTGCACGATGCTATGTGCCCTGCTTGTGAAATGGCCATTGTGTGGATGAAAAACCAACTCGAGCAAAACAAGACTCAAGACCGCATTTTAAGCTATGCTAATGAG CTTTGCGAGCGTCTACCGAGTCCACTGGGAGAATCAGCAGTTGACTGTGGAAGGATCCCTTCTATGCCTAGTGTTTCCTTCACAATTGGTGGAAAAGAGTTTAAGTTGTCCGCAGAACAG TACATACTTAAGGTGGGCGAGGGTGCTGAAGCACAGTGCATCAGTGGTTTCAGCGGTCTAGATATTCCTCCTCCTCGCGGTCCTCTCTG GATCCTGGGAGATATTTTCATGGGTCCATACCACACCGTGTTTGACTATGGCAAACTGAGAGTTGGGTTTGCTGAGGCTGCTTAG
- the LOC105167998 gene encoding probable WRKY transcription factor 31 encodes MDKGWGLALENSDRVGFLIRNQPVFGLGLSHQNKGLIMFPVSSSGREQHPAASSPPSGGDPLLVIREVDFFSEKKRPVDVVKKEVINSPAETTARRELDTGLQLLTANTGSDQSTVDDGMSCDAEDRRAKIELGQLQVELERVNAENQRLRGMLTQVSNNYTALQMQLVTLMHQQQSSTTDSTQLQEIVDRKSEEKKQENEGVLVPRQFLDLSPRLTNQTADDQSNSSSEERTLSGSPQGNVESSRNKRIGREESPESEGLASNKAPKLNLAKPVDQSTEATMRRARVSVRARSEAPMISDGCQWRKYGQKMAKGNPCPRAYYRCTMAVGCPVRKQVQRCAEDQTILITTYEGTHNHPLPPAAMAMASTTSAAASMLLSGSMPSVDGLMNPNFLARTILPCSSNMATISASAPFPTITLDLTQNPNPLQFPRAAAQFQVPFPPHPSFAPVPNPSAPQVFGQALYNQSKFSGLQMSQDMNESTQLPGQSTQHPQLHQPTFADTLSAATAAITADPNFTAALAAAISSIIGGSHPNNNSNATTNNNGNVNTIDSNKAGSSFPENQS; translated from the exons atggacAAAGGATGGGGTCTCGCCCTTGAGAATTCCGATCGAGTTGGGTTTTTGATAAGGAACCAGCCAGTTTTCGGGCTTGGTTTAAGTCATCAGAACAAGGGTTTGATTATGTTTCCTGTGAGTTCCAGCGGTAGGGAACAGCACCCCGCCGCCTCATCACCGCCGTCTGGCGGGGATCCGCTGCTGGTTATACGTGAAGTGGATTTTTTCTCGGAGAAGAAGAGGCCTGTTGATGTCGTCAAGAAGGAAGTGATCAATTCGCCTGCTGAAACCACTGCCCGCAGAGAATTGGAT ACTGGTCTGCAACTTCTGACTGCTAACACTGGAAGTGATCAATCGACGGTGGATGATGGGATGTCTTGTGATGCGGAAGATAGGAGGGCCAAGATTGAG CTTGGACAACTTCAAGTTGAGCTTGAAAGAGTGAACGCTGAAAATCAGAGGTTAAGAGGGATGCTTACTCAGGTGAGCAACAATTACACAGCGCTGCAGATGCAGCTTGTGACTTTGATGCACCAACAACAAAGTTCAACAACTGATAGCACACAACTACAGGAG ATTGTTGACAGAAAAtctgaagaaaagaaacaggAAAATGAAGGAGTGTTAGTTCCAAGACAGTTCTTGGACCTGTCGCCCCGTCTCACCAACCAGACCGCCGATGATCAATCGAACTCCTCTTCAGAAGAAAGAACGCTATCTGGATCACCTCAAGGAAACGTGGAGTCGTCGAGGAATAAGAGGATTGGGCGGGAGGAGAGCCCAGAATCTGAGGGCTTGGCATCTAACAAGGCTCCCAAATTGAATCTCGCCAAGCCCGTTGATCAATCAACAGAAGCCACCATGCGGAGAGCTCGCGTCTCCGTTCGTGCACGATCAGAAGCTCCTATG ATTTCCGATGGATGCCAATGGAGAAAATACGGACAAAAGATGGCTAAAGGGAATCCATGTCCACGAGCATATTATCGGTGCACAATGGCGGTCGGCTGTCCTGTGCGCAAACAA GTTCAGAGATGCGCGGAGGACCAAACAATCTTGATCACGACCTACGAAGGAACCCACAACCACCCGCTGCCTCCAGCGGCCATGGCCATGGCATCCACCACCTCGGCCGCCGCCAGCATGCTCCTTTCAGGTTCCATGCCCAGCGTCGACGGGTTGATGAACCCCAATTTCCTGGCAAGAACAATCCTTCCATGTTCATCCAACATGGCTACAATCTCAGCTTCGGCTCCTTTCCCCACAATCACACTTGACCTAACTCAGAACCCGAACCCATTACAGTTCCCAAGAGCCGCAGCACAGTTCCAGGTCCCATTCCCGCCCCACCCGAGCTTCGCCCCAGTCCCAAACCCGTCTGCCCCTCAAGTCTTTGGCCAAGCCCTTTACAACCAGTCCAAGTTTTCGGGTCTCCAGATGTCTCAGGACATGAATGAAAGCACGCAACTGCCAGGACAATCAACGCAGCACCCGCAACTTCACCAGCCGACCTTCGCCGACACCCTCAGCGCCGCTACAGCAGCAATCACCGCAGATCCCAATTTTACGGCTGCACTAGCCGCCGCCATCTCCTCCATCATCGGTGGCTCTCACCCGAATAACAATAGCAATGCTACAACCAACAACAATGGCAATGTAAATACAATAGATAGCAACAAAGCCGGTAGCAGTTTTCCAGAGAATCAATCGTAG